In Streptomyces sp. SLBN-118, the following are encoded in one genomic region:
- a CDS encoding cobalt-precorrin-5B (C(1))-methyltransferase, with product MGEAKGGRNAQLKHTGLRPGWTTGACATAATTAAYTALLTGDFPDPVTITLPKGQTPSFALAAESLADGRAMAGIVKDAGDDPDVTHGAMVRATVRVLPSGSGVVFAAGPGVGTITRPGLPLDVGEPAINPVPRQMMREHVALVAGRYGGTGDVEITVCVDHGEEIARSTWNPRLGILGGLSILGTTGIVVPYSCSAWIDSIRRGVDVARAAGRTHVAGCTGSTSEKTVVTEYGLPEDALLDMGDFAGAVLKYVRRHPVDRLTICGGFAKLSKLAAGHLDLHSARSQVDKGFLANLARAGGADESLAAAVSTANTGLAALQLCAAAGVPLGDLVAVAARDEAREVLRGAPVVVDVICIDRAGVVVGRSGPR from the coding sequence ATGGGTGAGGCAAAGGGCGGGCGCAACGCCCAACTCAAGCACACCGGGCTGCGGCCCGGCTGGACCACCGGCGCATGTGCGACCGCGGCCACGACCGCCGCGTACACGGCGCTACTGACCGGCGACTTTCCCGATCCTGTGACGATCACGCTGCCCAAGGGGCAGACGCCGTCGTTCGCGCTCGCGGCGGAGTCGCTGGCGGACGGAAGGGCCATGGCGGGCATCGTCAAGGACGCGGGCGACGACCCGGACGTCACGCACGGCGCGATGGTCCGAGCGACGGTACGGGTGCTTCCGAGCGGTTCGGGCGTGGTCTTCGCGGCCGGGCCGGGCGTCGGGACGATCACCCGGCCCGGGCTGCCGCTCGACGTCGGCGAGCCCGCGATCAACCCCGTGCCGCGGCAGATGATGCGCGAGCATGTCGCGCTCGTCGCCGGACGGTACGGCGGGACGGGCGACGTGGAGATCACGGTCTGCGTCGACCACGGCGAGGAGATCGCGCGCTCGACCTGGAACCCCCGGCTCGGGATTCTGGGCGGTCTGTCCATCCTGGGAACGACCGGCATCGTCGTGCCGTACTCCTGCTCAGCCTGGATCGACTCGATCCGGCGCGGGGTGGATGTCGCCCGGGCGGCGGGGCGCACACATGTCGCGGGCTGTACGGGGTCGACGTCCGAGAAGACGGTCGTCACGGAGTACGGCCTCCCGGAGGACGCGCTGCTGGACATGGGGGACTTCGCGGGAGCGGTACTGAAGTACGTGCGGCGGCACCCGGTGGACCGGCTGACCATCTGTGGCGGGTTCGCCAAACTGTCGAAGCTGGCGGCGGGGCATCTGGATCTGCACTCGGCACGCTCTCAGGTCGACAAGGGCTTCCTGGCAAACCTGGCCCGGGCGGGCGGCGCGGACGAGTCCCTCGCGGCGGCCGTCTCCACGGCGAACACGGGCCTGGCGGCGCTCCAGTTGTGCGCGGCGGCGGGCGTCCCGCTGGGCGACCTGGTGGCGGTCGCGGCCCGGGACGAGGCGCGGGAGGTGCTGCGGGGTGCGCCGGTGGTGGTGGACGTGATCTGCATCGACCGCGCGGGGGTGGTGGTGGGCCGCAGCGGTCCGCGGTAG
- the cobG gene encoding precorrin-3B synthase, with the protein MATAPGPRDTGAIAPSRERGDACPGTLRLHAADDGALARVRIPAGALTTGQALALWDAAQRLGDGSLHLTSRGNVQLRGLGEGCGRELADVLGAAGLLPSPRHERVRNVVASPLSGLDGRCGADVQPWARELDRLLCASEGATGLSGRFLFAFDDGRGDVAALGADVTVQAAGGAAAVLRLGADDTGVSVRGDDAARAVLLAAEAFLDAARDSGTRCWRVSELPGSTAELTIEVASRMAADGIRGTLVSTPPTTVGDPPPPGAVVGPGGRTTALSVVAPLGVLTGAQWRELAAVAEHDGNGELRLTPWRGVILPGVEDATALASAGLITSPASPWLGVGACIGRPGCAKSLADVRADAAKALGAGPASLPVYWSGCERRCGHPHGDWVDLVATADGYDISVHGERPCTGMPPSELAAIVAAARTSAVTR; encoded by the coding sequence ATGGCGACCGCCCCAGGCCCCCGCGACACCGGGGCGATAGCACCGAGCCGGGAGCGCGGTGACGCATGCCCCGGCACGCTGCGCCTCCACGCGGCGGACGACGGCGCGCTGGCCCGGGTGCGGATTCCGGCGGGCGCACTGACCACCGGCCAGGCGCTGGCTCTGTGGGATGCGGCACAGCGGCTCGGCGACGGTTCGCTGCACCTCACCTCGCGCGGCAATGTGCAGCTGCGCGGCCTCGGCGAGGGCTGCGGCCGGGAGCTGGCCGATGTCCTCGGCGCGGCGGGTCTGCTGCCCTCGCCCCGGCACGAGCGGGTGCGCAATGTTGTCGCCTCCCCGCTCTCCGGGCTCGACGGGCGCTGCGGGGCCGATGTGCAGCCCTGGGCACGGGAGTTGGACCGGCTGCTGTGCGCGAGCGAGGGGGCGACCGGGCTGTCGGGGCGTTTCCTGTTCGCGTTCGACGACGGTCGCGGGGACGTGGCGGCGCTGGGTGCGGATGTGACCGTGCAGGCGGCCGGTGGCGCGGCTGCGGTGCTGCGGCTGGGTGCGGACGACACGGGTGTGTCGGTCCGCGGTGACGACGCTGCGCGTGCCGTCCTGCTGGCCGCCGAGGCATTCCTGGATGCCGCGCGGGACAGCGGCACCCGCTGCTGGCGGGTGAGTGAACTGCCCGGCAGCACGGCCGAGTTGACGATCGAAGTGGCCTCTCGCATGGCTGCGGACGGGATCCGCGGCACGCTGGTTTCAACACCTCCCACAACGGTCGGCGACCCGCCCCCGCCGGGCGCCGTCGTGGGTCCCGGCGGGCGCACCACCGCACTGTCCGTCGTCGCGCCGCTCGGTGTGCTCACCGGAGCTCAGTGGCGCGAACTGGCCGCCGTGGCCGAGCACGACGGCAACGGCGAGCTGCGGCTGACCCCCTGGCGCGGTGTGATCCTCCCCGGGGTCGAGGACGCCACCGCCCTCGCATCGGCCGGGCTCATCACCTCCCCCGCCTCCCCCTGGCTCGGCGTCGGCGCGTGCATCGGCCGCCCCGGCTGTGCCAAGTCCCTCGCCGACGTGCGGGCGGACGCGGCCAAGGCCCTCGGTGCCGGTCCTGCGAGCCTGCCGGTGTACTGGTCCGGCTGCGAACGCCGTTGCGGCCATCCGCACGGCGACTGGGTGGACCTCGTCGCGACCGCCGACGGCTACGACATCTCCGTACACGGGGAGAGGCCCTGCACCGGCATGCCCCCTTCCGAACTCGCCGCCATCGTGGCGGCTGCGCGCACGAGCGCCGTGACGCGTTGA
- the cobN gene encoding cobaltochelatase subunit CobN, giving the protein MLLLLSTSDTDLLSARSATGPVAYRFANPARLDLSELPALLDGVDLVVVRLLGGVRAWQDGLDLLHGAGLPVVVLTGEQAPDAQLMEASTVPVGIAAEAHAYLAHGGPANLEQLARFLSDTVLLTGHGFESPAPAPTWGPLERTARETDGPTVAVLYYRAHHMSGNTAFVDALCTAIEDAGGRPLPLYVASLRAPEPELIDALGAADAVVTTVLAAGGTRPAEASAGGDDESWDAGALTGLDVPILQALCLTGSRSAWEESDEGVSPLDAASQIAVPEFDGRLITVPFSFKEIDEDGLPAYEADPERAARVAGIAVRHARLRHIPAADKRLALVLSAYPTKHSRIGNAVGLDTPASAVALLRRLRAEGYDFGTEPVPGLASGDGDELIRALIEAGGHDQDWLTEGQLARNPVRIPAADYKRWYATLPQELRSAVEEHWGPPPGEMFLDRSRNPEGDIVLAALRHQNLLILIQPPRGFGENPIAIYHDPDLPPSHHYLAAYRWIAASADDGGFGADAMIHLGKHGNLEWLPGKNAGLSAACGPDAALGDLPLIYPFLVNDPGEGTQAKRRVHATLVDHLVPPMARADSYGDIARLEQLLDEYAAISSMDPAKLPAIRAQIWTLIQAARLDHDLGLEGRPDDDGFDDFLLHVDGWLCEVKDAQIRDGLHVLGSPPLGADRVNLVLAILRARQIWGGTSSLPGLREALGLDESAATRTTADAAEEKARELVQAMEDAGWNPDAVPAGHGPEVAAILDFASREVVPRLAATTAEVDHAVHALNGGFVPAGPSGSPLRGLVNVLPTGRNFYSVDPKAVPSRLAWETGQALADSLLERYRTDNGDWPPSVGLSLWGTSAMRTSGDDVAEALALLGIRPVWDDASRRVTGLEPIPLAELGRPRIDVTLRISGFFRDAFPHTIGLLDDAVRLAASLDEPDDMNFVRAHTRADLAAHGDERRATTRIFGSRPGTYGAGLLQLIDSRDWRTDADLAEVYTVWGGYAYGRELDGRPARAEMETAYKRITVAAKNTDTREHDIADSDDYFQYHGGMVATVRALRGTAPEAYIGDSTRPETVRTRTLVEETSRVFRARVVNPKWIEAMRRHGYKGAFELAATVDYLFGYDATTGVVADWMYDKLTQTYVLDPTNREFLQQANPWALHGIAERLLEAESRGMWAKPDPSVLAALRQVFLETEGDLEGED; this is encoded by the coding sequence ATGCTTCTGCTGCTGTCGACCTCCGACACCGACCTGCTCAGCGCCCGCTCGGCCACAGGGCCGGTCGCCTACCGGTTCGCCAACCCGGCGCGGCTCGACCTCAGTGAGCTGCCCGCCCTGCTCGACGGCGTGGACCTGGTCGTCGTACGGCTTCTTGGCGGCGTACGGGCCTGGCAGGACGGGCTCGACCTGCTGCACGGGGCCGGGCTCCCGGTCGTCGTCCTCACCGGTGAACAGGCCCCCGACGCCCAGCTGATGGAGGCGTCCACCGTCCCCGTCGGCATCGCGGCCGAGGCCCACGCCTACCTGGCCCACGGCGGTCCCGCCAACCTGGAGCAGCTGGCCCGCTTCCTCAGCGACACGGTGCTCCTCACCGGCCACGGCTTCGAGTCACCGGCCCCCGCACCGACCTGGGGCCCGCTGGAGCGCACCGCACGGGAGACCGACGGCCCGACCGTGGCCGTGCTCTACTACCGCGCCCACCACATGAGCGGCAACACCGCCTTCGTCGACGCCCTGTGCACGGCGATCGAGGACGCCGGCGGCCGCCCCCTCCCGCTGTACGTCGCCTCCCTGCGCGCCCCGGAACCCGAGCTGATCGACGCGCTCGGCGCCGCCGACGCCGTCGTCACCACCGTCCTCGCGGCGGGCGGCACCCGGCCCGCCGAGGCATCGGCGGGCGGCGACGACGAGTCGTGGGATGCGGGCGCCCTGACCGGCCTGGACGTACCGATCCTCCAGGCGCTCTGCCTGACCGGTTCGCGCAGCGCATGGGAGGAGAGCGACGAGGGCGTCTCACCCCTGGACGCGGCCAGCCAGATCGCGGTCCCGGAGTTCGACGGCCGGCTCATCACCGTGCCCTTCTCCTTCAAGGAGATCGACGAGGACGGCCTTCCGGCCTACGAGGCCGACCCCGAGCGGGCCGCACGGGTCGCCGGAATCGCCGTACGCCATGCGCGCCTGAGGCACATCCCCGCCGCCGACAAGCGCCTCGCGCTGGTGCTCTCCGCCTACCCCACGAAGCATTCGCGGATCGGCAACGCGGTCGGCCTGGACACCCCCGCGTCCGCGGTGGCCCTCCTGCGCCGACTCCGGGCCGAGGGCTACGACTTCGGTACGGAGCCGGTACCGGGCCTCGCCTCCGGCGACGGCGACGAGCTGATCCGTGCCCTGATCGAGGCGGGCGGCCACGACCAGGACTGGCTGACCGAGGGGCAGTTGGCGCGCAATCCGGTCCGTATCCCGGCGGCAGACTACAAGCGCTGGTACGCGACGCTGCCGCAGGAACTGCGCTCGGCCGTCGAGGAGCACTGGGGCCCGCCGCCCGGCGAGATGTTCCTCGACCGCAGCCGCAATCCGGAGGGCGACATAGTCCTCGCGGCCCTGCGCCACCAGAACCTCCTGATCCTCATCCAGCCCCCGCGGGGCTTCGGCGAGAACCCGATCGCGATCTACCACGACCCCGATCTGCCGCCCTCGCACCACTACCTGGCCGCCTACCGCTGGATCGCCGCATCCGCGGACGACGGCGGCTTCGGTGCCGACGCGATGATCCACCTCGGCAAGCACGGCAACCTGGAGTGGCTGCCCGGCAAGAACGCCGGTCTGTCCGCGGCCTGCGGCCCCGACGCCGCGCTCGGCGACCTCCCGCTGATCTATCCCTTCCTGGTCAACGACCCGGGCGAGGGTACCCAGGCCAAACGCCGCGTCCACGCCACGCTCGTCGACCACCTGGTCCCGCCGATGGCCCGCGCCGACTCCTACGGCGACATCGCGCGTCTGGAACAGCTCCTCGACGAGTACGCCGCGATCTCCTCCATGGACCCGGCCAAACTCCCCGCCATCCGCGCCCAGATCTGGACCCTCATCCAGGCGGCCAGGCTCGACCACGACCTGGGCCTCGAAGGCCGCCCGGACGACGACGGCTTCGACGACTTCCTGCTCCATGTCGACGGCTGGCTGTGCGAGGTCAAGGACGCCCAGATCCGCGACGGCCTCCATGTCCTCGGCTCGCCGCCCCTCGGCGCGGACCGCGTCAACCTGGTCCTCGCCATCCTCCGGGCGCGCCAGATCTGGGGCGGGACGTCGTCGCTGCCGGGCCTGCGCGAGGCGCTGGGCCTGGACGAGTCGGCGGCCACACGCACGACGGCGGACGCGGCCGAGGAGAAGGCGCGCGAGCTGGTCCAGGCGATGGAGGACGCCGGGTGGAACCCCGATGCCGTCCCCGCCGGGCACGGCCCCGAGGTCGCGGCCATCCTGGACTTCGCCTCCCGAGAGGTCGTCCCCCGCCTCGCCGCCACCACCGCCGAAGTCGACCATGCCGTCCACGCGTTGAACGGCGGCTTCGTCCCTGCGGGCCCCTCCGGCTCCCCGCTGCGCGGCCTGGTCAACGTCCTGCCGACGGGCCGCAACTTCTACTCGGTGGACCCGAAGGCGGTCCCCTCCCGCCTCGCCTGGGAGACGGGTCAGGCCCTCGCGGACTCGCTCCTTGAGCGCTACCGCACCGACAACGGCGACTGGCCGCCGTCGGTCGGCCTGTCCCTGTGGGGCACGAGCGCGATGCGCACCAGCGGCGACGATGTCGCGGAGGCGCTCGCCCTGCTCGGCATCCGCCCGGTCTGGGACGACGCCTCTCGCCGCGTCACCGGCCTGGAGCCCATCCCGCTCGCCGAACTGGGCCGCCCCCGCATCGATGTCACGCTGCGCATCTCCGGCTTCTTCCGCGACGCCTTCCCGCACACGATCGGTCTGCTGGACGACGCGGTCCGCCTGGCCGCATCCCTCGACGAGCCCGACGACATGAACTTCGTCCGCGCCCACACCAGGGCGGACCTGGCCGCCCACGGCGACGAACGCCGCGCCACGACCCGTATCTTCGGCTCCCGCCCGGGCACCTACGGCGCGGGCCTCCTCCAGCTCATCGACTCCCGCGACTGGCGCACCGACGCGGACCTCGCCGAGGTCTACACGGTCTGGGGCGGCTACGCCTACGGCCGCGAACTCGACGGCCGCCCGGCCCGCGCCGAGATGGAGACCGCGTACAAGCGCATCACGGTCGCGGCGAAGAACACGGACACCCGCGAGCACGACATCGCGGACTCCGACGACTACTTCCAGTACCACGGCGGCATGGTGGCCACCGTGCGCGCCCTGCGGGGCACGGCGCCCGAGGCGTACATCGGGGACTCCACGCGCCCCGAGACGGTCCGCACCCGCACCCTGGTCGAGGAGACCTCCCGCGTCTTCCGCGCCCGCGTCGTCAACCCCAAGTGGATCGAGGCGATGCGCCGCCACGGCTACAAGGGCGCCTTCGAACTCGCCGCGACCGTGGACTACCTGTTCGGCTACGACGCGACGACGGGCGTGGTCGCCGACTGGATGTACGACAAGCTCACGCAGACGTACGTGCTGGATCCCACGAACCGGGAATTCCTCCAGCAGGCCAACCCTTGGGCCCTGCACGGCATCGCCGAACGCCTCCTGGAGGCCGAGTCACGCGGCATGTGGGCCAAGCCCGATCCGTCGGTGCTGGCCGCCCTGCGCCAGGTCTTCCTGGAGACGGAGGGCGACCTGGAGGGCGAGGACTGA
- a CDS encoding sulfite oxidase — MTASAIPQGPGATAWAPETVTADPYNAQTPSAALAEPVTPVGAFFVRDHFGVPRTAPGQWRLRLGGAVAAPFDVGYDELLAMPRRELDVVLECAGNGRSLMTPRPPGLPWGQRAVGCAHFAGVPFLSLATRAGIGRAAVEVVFAGADSGTVHGRRVAFERSLPLAAALHPDTLLATHMNGEPLAPEHGAPVRLVVPGRFAVADVKWLVGAQAVTEPFTGFFQAEEYRYVASRGIPEGPVTNLRVKSLITSPEPDSAVRRGHETPVRGLAWSGGGVPVRRVQVRAVYEDDEGSVDGGWQDALLGAPAGAYAWRGWSSLWTPRRPGRYRLQSRATDEFGHVQPSLAPWNAQGYGCNPVASVELVVV, encoded by the coding sequence ATGACCGCATCGGCGATTCCCCAAGGGCCGGGTGCCACGGCCTGGGCACCCGAGACGGTGACGGCCGACCCGTACAACGCGCAGACGCCCTCGGCCGCGCTGGCCGAGCCGGTCACACCTGTGGGTGCCTTCTTCGTACGTGATCACTTCGGCGTGCCGCGCACGGCTCCCGGGCAGTGGCGGCTGCGGCTGGGCGGCGCCGTGGCCGCCCCCTTCGACGTCGGCTATGACGAGCTCCTCGCGATGCCGCGCCGCGAGCTCGACGTCGTACTGGAATGCGCGGGCAATGGCCGCAGCCTGATGACACCGCGCCCGCCCGGTCTGCCGTGGGGCCAACGGGCCGTCGGCTGCGCACATTTCGCGGGCGTGCCGTTCCTGTCGCTCGCCACCAGGGCGGGTATCGGGCGGGCGGCCGTGGAAGTCGTCTTCGCCGGAGCCGACTCCGGAACCGTGCACGGCCGGCGGGTGGCCTTCGAGCGCAGCCTTCCGCTCGCTGCGGCCCTGCACCCGGACACGCTCCTCGCCACGCACATGAACGGCGAGCCGCTGGCGCCCGAGCACGGGGCGCCCGTGCGGCTGGTGGTCCCCGGCCGGTTCGCGGTCGCCGATGTGAAGTGGCTGGTCGGAGCGCAAGCCGTCACGGAGCCTTTCACCGGGTTCTTCCAGGCCGAGGAGTACCGCTACGTGGCGTCCAGAGGCATCCCCGAGGGACCCGTGACGAACCTGCGGGTCAAATCGCTGATCACCTCGCCCGAGCCCGACTCGGCCGTACGCCGGGGCCATGAGACCCCCGTGCGGGGCCTTGCCTGGTCCGGCGGCGGGGTGCCGGTGCGGCGGGTCCAGGTGCGAGCCGTGTACGAGGACGACGAGGGATCTGTCGACGGCGGCTGGCAGGACGCCCTGCTCGGGGCGCCGGCCGGGGCGTACGCCTGGAGGGGATGGTCCTCCCTGTGGACGCCCCGGCGGCCCGGCCGGTACCGGCTGCAGTCCCGGGCGACCGACGAGTTCGGCCACGTCCAGCCGTCCCTGGCGCCGTGGAATGCCCAGGGCTACGGCTGCAACCCTGTGGCATCCGTCGAGCTGGTCGTCGTATGA
- a CDS encoding 50S ribosomal protein bL37 yields the protein MAKRGNKRRARKKKKANHGKRPNA from the coding sequence ATGGCCAAACGAGGCAATAAGCGACGCGCCCGCAAGAAGAAGAAGGCCAACCACGGCAAGCGCCCCAACGCCTGA
- a CDS encoding cobalt-precorrin-6A reductase, with amino-acid sequence MHVLILGGTTEARQLAEQLHSTVRTTTSLAGRVAAPRLPVGDVRIGGFGGAAGLAHWLREHDVDALIDATHPFAGTISFNAASAAAEAHVPLLALRRPGWVAAEGDDWHRAGSLDEAATALPALGRRVFLTTGRMGLAAFAHLDNLWFLMRSVDAPEPPCPPSMEVLLDRGPFTLAGERELLRRHRIDVLVTKDSGGAATAPKLAAAREAGLPVVVVRRPPVPEGVRVAASPDEAAAWLAQLSARGLSG; translated from the coding sequence ATGCACGTACTGATTCTCGGCGGGACCACCGAGGCACGGCAGCTTGCGGAACAGCTCCACAGCACCGTACGGACCACCACCTCGCTGGCCGGCCGCGTCGCCGCCCCGAGGCTGCCCGTGGGCGACGTCCGCATCGGCGGGTTCGGCGGAGCCGCGGGCCTGGCCCACTGGCTGCGCGAGCACGACGTGGACGCGCTCATCGACGCCACCCACCCTTTCGCCGGGACGATCAGTTTCAACGCGGCGTCCGCCGCCGCGGAAGCCCATGTTCCCCTGCTGGCCCTGCGCAGGCCCGGCTGGGTCGCGGCCGAGGGCGACGACTGGCACCGGGCCGGCTCCCTGGACGAGGCCGCGACGGCGCTCCCGGCGCTCGGCCGCAGGGTGTTCCTGACGACCGGCCGGATGGGTCTCGCCGCCTTCGCCCACCTGGACAACCTGTGGTTCCTCATGCGTTCCGTGGACGCCCCTGAGCCTCCGTGCCCGCCGAGTATGGAGGTACTGCTCGACCGCGGCCCCTTCACCCTCGCCGGTGAGCGTGAGCTGCTGCGCCGTCACCGCATCGACGTCCTGGTCACCAAGGACAGCGGAGGGGCCGCCACCGCACCCAAGCTCGCCGCCGCCCGCGAGGCCGGGCTGCCGGTCGTGGTGGTCCGGCGGCCCCCGGTCCCCGAGGGCGTCCGGGTGGCGGCCTCACCGGACGAGGCCGCCGCCTGGCTGGCTCAGCTCTCCGCCCGGGGGCTCTCGGGATAG
- a CDS encoding precorrin-2 C(20)-methyltransferase, with protein MNTNNSTGRLYGVGLGPGDPSLMTVRAVEVIAEADVVAYHSARHGRSIARSIAAKHLRADHIEEALVYPVTTETTDHPGGYRGAMEEFYTEAAARLAAHLDAGRTVAVLAEGDPLFYGSYMHMHKRLADRYPTEVIPGVTSVSAAAARLGTPLAEGEEVLTILPGTLPEEELTARLASTDCAVVMKLGRTFPTVRRAIERSGRLDEARYVERATMAGERTGHLADVEAESVPYFSVAVLPSRVDAPAAVRERGEVVVVGTGPAGPLWLTPETRGALAAADDLVGYTTYLDRVPVRPGQLRHGSDNKVEAERAEFALDLARRGRRVAVVSGGDPGVFAMATAVLEAASQDTYKDVPVRVLPGLTAANAAAARVGAPLGHDYATLSLSDRLKPWEVIAERLRAAAAADLVLALYNPGSRSRTWQVGKARDLLLEHRSADTPVVLGRDVGGAQESVRIVRLGELDPAEVDMRTILIVGSSQTRVVRRGDGEEIVWTPRRYPESPRAES; from the coding sequence GTGAACACCAACAACTCCACGGGTCGCCTGTACGGAGTCGGGCTCGGGCCCGGCGATCCGTCCCTGATGACCGTGCGTGCCGTCGAAGTCATCGCCGAGGCCGATGTGGTCGCGTACCACAGCGCCCGGCACGGCCGGTCCATCGCGCGTTCCATCGCGGCCAAGCATCTGCGCGCCGACCACATCGAGGAGGCGCTGGTCTATCCCGTCACCACGGAGACGACCGACCATCCCGGCGGCTACCGGGGCGCGATGGAGGAGTTCTACACCGAGGCCGCCGCGCGGCTTGCGGCGCACCTCGACGCGGGGCGCACGGTCGCCGTGCTCGCGGAGGGCGATCCGCTCTTCTACGGCTCGTACATGCACATGCACAAGCGCCTCGCGGACCGGTATCCGACCGAGGTGATCCCCGGGGTGACCTCGGTGAGCGCCGCGGCCGCGCGGCTCGGCACACCGCTGGCCGAGGGCGAGGAGGTGCTGACGATCCTGCCCGGCACGCTGCCCGAGGAGGAGCTGACCGCGCGTCTCGCCTCGACGGACTGTGCGGTGGTGATGAAGCTGGGCCGCACCTTCCCCACCGTTCGGCGGGCGATCGAGCGCTCCGGGCGGCTGGACGAGGCCCGCTATGTCGAGCGCGCCACGATGGCCGGGGAGCGCACGGGTCACCTGGCGGACGTGGAGGCGGAGTCGGTGCCGTACTTCTCGGTCGCGGTCCTGCCGAGCCGTGTCGACGCGCCGGCGGCGGTACGGGAGCGGGGCGAGGTGGTCGTCGTGGGCACCGGTCCCGCCGGGCCGCTCTGGCTCACGCCCGAGACACGTGGCGCTCTGGCCGCCGCGGACGATCTCGTCGGCTACACCACCTATCTGGACCGGGTGCCGGTACGTCCGGGCCAGCTGCGGCACGGCTCCGACAACAAGGTGGAGGCCGAGCGCGCCGAGTTCGCCCTCGATCTGGCCCGGCGCGGCAGGCGGGTGGCCGTCGTCTCCGGCGGCGACCCGGGTGTCTTCGCGATGGCCACCGCCGTGCTGGAGGCGGCGTCGCAGGACACGTACAAGGACGTGCCGGTGCGGGTGCTGCCCGGACTGACCGCCGCGAACGCGGCCGCGGCCCGCGTGGGCGCCCCGCTCGGCCACGACTACGCGACACTCTCCCTCTCCGACCGGCTCAAGCCGTGGGAGGTCATCGCGGAACGGCTGCGTGCCGCCGCGGCCGCCGATCTGGTGCTCGCGCTCTACAACCCCGGGTCACGCAGCCGGACCTGGCAGGTCGGCAAGGCCCGTGACCTGCTGCTCGAACACCGGTCCGCGGACACTCCGGTGGTGCTCGGCCGCGATGTCGGCGGGGCGCAGGAGAGCGTGCGGATCGTGCGTCTTGGCGAACTCGATCCGGCCGAGGTGGACATGCGGACGATCCTGATCGTCGGCTCCTCGCAGACGCGGGTCGTACGGCGAGGAGACGGCGAGGAGATCGTCTGGACGCCGCGCCGCTATCCCGAGAGCCCCCGGGCGGAGAGCTGA
- a CDS encoding TetR/AcrR family transcriptional regulator → MARARKRLTAHDWADAALAAIGEGGLAAVAVEPLAARLGTTKGSFYWHFTNRDALIEAALGRWEEIHTEQIITEMETEPDPERRLRTLLTKAIATAAEDPLEMSLLATADHPQVARVLERVTKRRVGYVAQLFEELGFGAPEAQRRGLLAYTSYLGHTQLSHAVPQALPVGVERGAYVESMMDTLLRRG, encoded by the coding sequence ATGGCGCGGGCACGCAAGAGACTCACGGCACACGACTGGGCCGACGCGGCACTTGCCGCCATCGGGGAAGGCGGGCTCGCCGCCGTCGCCGTGGAGCCGCTCGCCGCGCGGCTCGGCACGACGAAGGGCAGCTTCTACTGGCACTTCACGAACCGTGACGCGCTGATCGAAGCCGCGCTCGGGCGGTGGGAGGAGATCCACACCGAGCAGATCATCACCGAGATGGAGACCGAGCCGGACCCGGAGCGGCGGCTGCGCACGCTCTTGACGAAAGCGATCGCGACGGCGGCCGAGGATCCCCTGGAGATGTCGCTGCTCGCCACGGCCGACCATCCCCAGGTGGCCCGCGTGCTCGAACGGGTGACGAAGCGGCGTGTGGGCTATGTGGCGCAGCTCTTCGAGGAGTTGGGCTTCGGAGCGCCGGAGGCGCAGCGGCGGGGGCTGCTCGCGTACACGAGCTATCTGGGTCACACCCAGCTGAGCCACGCGGTGCCGCAGGCGCTGCCGGTGGGGGTTGAGCGGGGGGCGTATGTGGAGTCGATGATGGACACGCTGCTGCGACGGGGGTAG
- a CDS encoding precorrin-8X methylmutase, which yields MSESTVFDYEKDGAAIYRQSFATIRAEADLAGLPADVSQVAVRMIHACGMVDLVRDLSFTADVVARAREALRGGAPILCDVAMVASGVTRKRLPAGNDVVCTLSDPSVPDLAAKLRTTRSAAALELWRDRLEGAVVAVGNAPTALFRLLEMIEEGAPRPAAVIGVPVGFIGAAESKDALAEHPSGLDHLVVRGRRGGSAMAAAALNAIASEEE from the coding sequence ATGAGCGAGAGCACAGTGTTCGACTACGAGAAGGACGGCGCGGCGATCTACCGCCAGTCCTTTGCCACCATCCGCGCGGAAGCGGATCTCGCGGGGCTGCCCGCCGACGTCAGCCAGGTCGCGGTCCGGATGATCCACGCCTGCGGCATGGTCGACCTGGTACGCGATCTCTCGTTCACCGCGGACGTGGTGGCGCGTGCCCGCGAGGCCCTGCGCGGCGGGGCGCCGATTCTGTGCGATGTCGCCATGGTCGCCAGCGGGGTGACCCGTAAGCGGCTGCCCGCCGGCAACGACGTGGTGTGCACGCTGTCCGACCCGTCGGTCCCGGATCTGGCGGCGAAGCTTCGAACCACCCGCAGCGCCGCGGCACTTGAGTTGTGGCGCGACCGGCTGGAGGGCGCTGTGGTGGCCGTCGGCAATGCGCCGACCGCGCTCTTCCGGCTGCTGGAGATGATCGAGGAGGGTGCCCCGCGCCCGGCCGCCGTCATCGGGGTCCCGGTCGGTTTCATCGGCGCGGCCGAGTCCAAGGACGCGCTCGCCGAACACCCCTCGGGGCTTGACCACTTGGTGGTACGCGGACGCCGCGGCGGCAGCGCCATGGCCGCGGCCGCGCTCAACGCGATCGCGAGCGAGGAAGAGTGA